In Bdellovibrionales bacterium, the following proteins share a genomic window:
- a CDS encoding NAD(P)H-dependent oxidoreductase subunit E, translating to MFELSKDGLEFVNKEMKRYETKRSAIIPCLFKIQEENGGWVSPESIAYLAKIMDVPERWVHEVSSFYTMFNQEPVGRFHVQVCCNISCAMNGGRELADHLVKSLNIGDDGMSPDGRYTVTRVECLGSCGTAPMMQVNDDYHENLTPDKAVKILRELE from the coding sequence ATGTTTGAACTTTCAAAGGATGGCCTTGAATTCGTTAATAAGGAAATGAAGCGATATGAGACAAAGCGATCAGCGATCATTCCTTGCCTTTTCAAAATCCAAGAAGAAAATGGTGGTTGGGTAAGTCCGGAGAGCATAGCTTATCTGGCAAAAATAATGGATGTTCCTGAACGTTGGGTTCACGAAGTATCGAGTTTTTATACAATGTTCAATCAGGAGCCTGTCGGTAGGTTTCATGTCCAGGTCTGCTGCAACATCTCATGTGCGATGAACGGTGGACGTGAGTTGGCTGACCACTTGGTAAAGTCCCTTAATATCGGTGATGATGGGATGAGTCCAGATGGGCGATATACTGTCACACGGGTTGAATGCCTCGGATCTTGCGGGACGGCGCCCATGATGCAAGTCAATGACGACTACCACGAAAATCTCACCCCAGACAAAGCAGTCAAGATTCTGCGAGAATTGGAATGA
- a CDS encoding S8 family serine peptidase produces MKAALFSTILWSFTAWASGPTGDYLVQISPELRSQPLRIFSFIPAGTKIEDLGLNNWVRIQTPANSLSGFDIEALRQNPDIVNVQPNYRISLLETFHVKPSSRLQLIRLTAEKFFGGSLLPFPSPETDQDRNEVGASGRIADNPPIPITGSGGAGNDNLYDRQWGMNSMGVVEAWKIKPATQSITVAVIDTGVDYTHEDLVDNIWKNPGETGTDSQGRDKSSNGLDDDNNGYIDDVVGWDFASNDNKPFDLTVPPTDLLFGGGNPGHGTHVAGCVAARSSNGKGVVGVADNNIKIMALRFLTEKGQGTTADAIKAIRYAVDNGALVSNNSWGSEGEDPAESTENKALRDAIAYSESKGSLFIAAAGNGHNGVGYNNDTDSLPGYPASYPDDIIISVAAIDKNDSLGSFSNWGAKSVDIAAPGVAVFSTMVGNKYNDLVIDLFGIKATWDGTSMASPHVAGAAALYWSRNPTKTWKEVKNAILQNTQSVPALGGKVSSGGKLDIRSLMNH; encoded by the coding sequence ATGAAAGCAGCTCTTTTTTCCACAATACTGTGGAGCTTCACGGCATGGGCCTCTGGGCCAACGGGTGATTACCTTGTCCAAATATCGCCCGAACTCAGATCTCAACCCTTAAGAATATTTAGCTTCATTCCTGCGGGAACAAAGATAGAAGATCTGGGATTGAACAATTGGGTTCGGATTCAAACGCCTGCAAACAGTCTGTCTGGTTTTGATATTGAGGCCCTGCGACAAAATCCAGACATCGTGAATGTCCAGCCCAATTATCGAATCAGCTTGCTTGAAACCTTTCACGTTAAACCTTCAAGCCGGCTCCAGCTGATAAGGCTAACCGCAGAAAAATTCTTTGGCGGCTCCCTTCTTCCTTTTCCCTCTCCTGAAACAGACCAGGATCGGAACGAAGTTGGAGCTTCAGGTCGAATTGCCGACAATCCTCCCATTCCCATCACAGGAAGCGGAGGTGCCGGAAACGATAATCTCTATGATAGACAATGGGGCATGAACAGTATGGGAGTGGTAGAGGCGTGGAAAATTAAACCGGCCACACAGTCCATCACAGTTGCTGTCATTGACACGGGAGTTGACTACACGCATGAAGATCTTGTCGATAATATTTGGAAAAATCCAGGCGAAACTGGAACAGACTCCCAAGGGAGGGATAAATCCAGTAACGGCCTTGATGATGACAACAACGGATATATTGACGATGTCGTTGGATGGGATTTTGCTTCAAATGATAATAAGCCGTTCGATCTCACTGTTCCTCCGACCGATCTTCTTTTTGGTGGTGGAAACCCCGGACATGGGACACATGTTGCGGGTTGCGTAGCTGCACGATCGTCCAATGGAAAGGGTGTTGTTGGAGTTGCCGACAACAACATTAAAATCATGGCATTGCGCTTCTTAACTGAAAAGGGACAGGGGACGACAGCCGATGCGATAAAGGCAATCCGCTACGCCGTCGACAACGGGGCACTTGTCTCAAACAACTCTTGGGGATCCGAAGGCGAGGATCCGGCCGAGTCAACTGAAAACAAAGCCTTGCGAGATGCTATCGCCTATTCCGAATCAAAGGGAAGTTTGTTCATTGCAGCCGCAGGAAATGGACACAACGGAGTCGGCTACAACAATGATACGGACTCTCTACCAGGCTATCCCGCCAGCTATCCAGACGACATTATCATCAGCGTCGCTGCAATTGATAAAAATGACAGCCTCGGCAGTTTTTCAAACTGGGGAGCTAAGTCAGTCGATATTGCGGCTCCTGGGGTTGCGGTGTTCTCAACAATGGTTGGCAACAAATACAATGATCTCGTCATCGATCTTTTTGGAATCAAGGCCACCTGGGATGGGACTTCGATGGCTTCTCCTCACGTTGCTGGTGCTGCTGCCCTCTACTGGTCGAGAAACCCAACCAAAACTTGGAAGGAAGTCAAAAACGCCATTCTTCAAAACACTCAAAGTGTACCTGCTCTTGGCGGCAAAGTGTCTTCCGGCGGAAAGCTGGACATTCGCAGTTTAATGAATCACTAA
- the nuoD gene encoding NADH dehydrogenase (quinone) subunit D encodes MNIIETLRADLSKKFVENTFEYSYVYGNNVLSLPKGQILSVLEHLKSSGRFDFLMQVAGADFPERKRRFEIVYELFSSKDFSRCRLKTQVGEDESIDSVISIWKCADWFEREIYDMYGVRFAGHPNLRRILVHHQFVGHPLRKDYPADRQQHCTEAMPIHFDNDDRYKDDGRDLVPLNIGPSHPATHGTLRVMAALDGEKVHRAGVELGYLHRCFEKMAETHPYNQVIPFTDRLNYCSAPMNNIGYCKAVEKMMNVEIPPRAQAMRIILAELSRIIDHLVCIGANAVDLGALTGFFHLFTYREKVYTLFEKLCGARLTVALTRIGGMAQDAPEGWFDEVLQFCKEMRKGVDDLDILLTGNKIWIKRTRDVGAITAENAIEWGYTGPCLRAAGVSLDLRKATPYYGYETLDFQIPIGTNGDVYDRYLVRVAEMRESLRIIEQVAKNVPGGDYTVRDRGITLPEKKDVYGNIEGLMNHFMLVIKGLRPPVGEIYDATEAANGELGFWLISDGSANPYRLKVRPPCFAIYQSFVEQVTGGQVADVIAILGSQNLIAGELDR; translated from the coding sequence ATGAATATAATCGAAACTTTACGTGCGGATCTAAGCAAGAAATTTGTCGAAAACACTTTTGAATATTCCTACGTCTATGGCAACAATGTGCTGTCCCTTCCTAAGGGTCAAATCTTGTCTGTCTTAGAGCATCTAAAGAGTTCAGGGCGTTTTGATTTCTTGATGCAAGTGGCTGGCGCTGACTTTCCTGAGCGCAAACGACGATTTGAAATAGTTTACGAGTTGTTTTCTTCCAAAGACTTCAGTCGCTGTCGATTGAAAACTCAGGTTGGCGAGGATGAGTCAATTGACTCAGTGATTTCAATTTGGAAATGCGCCGATTGGTTTGAACGTGAAATTTATGATATGTACGGGGTCCGTTTTGCGGGCCACCCCAACCTTCGTCGTATTCTTGTTCATCATCAGTTTGTTGGACACCCTCTGCGCAAGGACTACCCAGCAGATAGACAGCAACATTGCACAGAGGCAATGCCCATCCATTTCGATAATGATGATCGTTACAAAGATGACGGTCGCGATTTAGTGCCCCTGAACATTGGACCTTCCCATCCTGCAACACATGGGACACTTCGGGTGATGGCGGCCTTGGACGGAGAAAAAGTTCACCGAGCTGGCGTTGAGTTGGGCTACCTTCATCGATGTTTTGAGAAGATGGCTGAAACGCATCCCTATAATCAAGTGATACCCTTCACGGACCGTCTCAATTATTGCTCGGCTCCGATGAACAATATCGGCTATTGTAAAGCTGTTGAAAAAATGATGAACGTGGAAATTCCACCTCGCGCTCAAGCGATGCGAATTATTTTGGCTGAGTTGTCTCGCATCATCGACCACCTTGTGTGCATTGGGGCAAATGCGGTTGATCTAGGGGCATTGACTGGTTTCTTTCATCTCTTTACCTATCGGGAAAAGGTCTATACTCTTTTTGAAAAACTTTGTGGGGCTCGTTTGACGGTTGCACTGACCCGGATAGGTGGCATGGCCCAGGATGCCCCTGAGGGGTGGTTTGATGAGGTTTTGCAATTTTGCAAAGAGATGCGCAAAGGAGTAGATGATCTTGATATCCTCCTCACTGGGAATAAAATTTGGATTAAAAGAACCCGTGATGTGGGCGCGATAACGGCCGAGAACGCAATTGAATGGGGATACACAGGGCCTTGTTTGCGGGCCGCGGGTGTCAGTCTGGATTTGCGCAAAGCGACTCCTTATTATGGCTATGAGACTCTTGATTTTCAAATTCCAATTGGGACCAATGGCGATGTCTATGATCGATACTTGGTGCGGGTTGCCGAAATGAGGGAGTCCCTGAGGATTATCGAACAAGTCGCAAAGAATGTTCCAGGCGGCGATTACACAGTGAGAGACAGAGGCATAACTCTCCCTGAGAAAAAAGACGTTTATGGAAATATCGAAGGTCTTATGAATCATTTTATGCTCGTGATCAAAGGACTGCGTCCTCCCGTTGGTGAGATCTACGATGCAACCGAGGCAGCAAACGGAGAATTGGGATTTTGGCTCATCAGCGATGGAAGCGCCAATCCCTATCGGTTGAAGGTTCGTCCCCCTTGTTTTGCTATTTACCAGTCGTTTGTGGAGCAGGTGACCGGTGGTCAGGTGGCTGATGTCATCGCCATATTGGGTAGTCAAAATCTAATCGCGGGTGAATTGGATCGCTAA
- a CDS encoding NADH-quinone oxidoreductase subunit I: protein MSIVRKPGALSHWYIPGIFGGLWLTLKYMIRNLFHKKAMPTINYPEEVYEYSPRFKGNHVLTVKKDGSLRCTACMLCATNCPAQCISIQAAEHEDPTVEKYPVKYEIDILRCVFCGFCEEACPVDAVRMGPEWQTAGLNGSSFIYDIQQLAYRPQLRGGIISRVDDEERHKFGI from the coding sequence ATGAGTATCGTGAGAAAACCGGGGGCTTTGTCTCATTGGTATATTCCTGGGATTTTCGGAGGGCTTTGGCTCACTTTGAAATATATGATCAGAAATCTCTTTCACAAAAAGGCAATGCCGACGATCAATTATCCCGAGGAAGTTTACGAATACAGTCCGCGATTTAAGGGCAATCACGTGCTGACCGTCAAAAAGGACGGCTCTTTGAGATGCACAGCCTGCATGTTGTGTGCAACGAATTGCCCAGCACAGTGTATTTCAATTCAAGCAGCTGAACATGAGGACCCCACAGTAGAAAAATACCCTGTGAAGTACGAAATTGACATTTTGAGGTGCGTATTCTGTGGTTTTTGTGAGGAGGCTTGTCCGGTTGATGCTGTCAGAATGGGACCTGAGTGGCAAACGGCGGGATTAAATGGTTCTTCTTTTATTTATGATATCCAGCAACTGGCTTATCGACCTCAATTGAGAGGTGGAATCATCAGCCGAGTTGATGATGAGGAACGCCACAAATTTGGAATATGA
- a CDS encoding NADH-quinone oxidoreductase subunit B translates to MDRELVEATRSFAFTTQIDKIIAWGRRNSLWPMPYGTACCGIELMSVMGPRYDLARFGAEVVRFSPRQADLLLVAGTITEKMAPIISRVYEQMLEPKYVIAMGACASSGGFYRAYHVLQGVDKVVPVDVYVPGCPPTPEAVLDGVMVIQKMISDGAPRPWRDNWVPGSYR, encoded by the coding sequence ATGGATCGGGAGCTTGTTGAAGCGACTCGTTCCTTTGCCTTTACAACTCAGATAGATAAAATCATTGCCTGGGGACGTCGGAATTCACTTTGGCCCATGCCCTACGGAACTGCCTGCTGTGGAATTGAATTGATGTCGGTTATGGGTCCGCGCTACGACTTGGCTCGGTTTGGAGCTGAGGTTGTGCGTTTTTCTCCCCGTCAGGCAGATCTCTTGCTGGTGGCTGGAACAATTACCGAAAAGATGGCCCCGATTATTTCTCGGGTCTATGAGCAGATGTTGGAGCCTAAATATGTCATCGCGATGGGTGCCTGTGCTTCTTCAGGTGGTTTTTATCGCGCCTATCATGTTTTGCAGGGCGTAGACAAGGTGGTTCCTGTGGATGTCTACGTTCCGGGTTGCCCCCCGACGCCCGAAGCAGTTCTTGACGGAGTGATGGTGATACAAAAAATGATTTCGGATGGTGCCCCTCGGCCCTGGAGAGATAACTGGGTTCCTGGGAGTTATAGGTAA
- a CDS encoding UDP-glucose/GDP-mannose dehydrogenase family protein, which produces MEIAIIGTGYVGLVAGVCFADAGHQVTCIDSNREKIATLLEGKLPFFEPGLGDLFHRNYKRMKFVFEVGEASSKAEILFVAVGTPEEEDGSADLSFTFEVLKQICQAPQKPKIVVLKSTVPVGTAQRAQAFCDAHSASAIEIVSNPEFLKQGGAVDDFMNPDRVVIGCRSEEAKITLERLYEPFLKNGNPIMFMDNSSAEMTKYAANSFLALKISFINELALLSDKVGADINQVRRGFSSDSRINPAFFEPGIGYGGSCFPKDLRALLHTGREHKLEMKLLKAADEVNERQKSVLVQRLKHRLEDLNERRIAIWGLSFKPNTDDVRRAPSLSIIEELVRLGASVSAFDPVAMKNAKLACKVFFEAAESAQDAARGSDALLLITEWNEFKSVDLKELRSLLKIPLIFDGRNIFDPTKMKKLGIEYYGIGRQSLDH; this is translated from the coding sequence ATGGAGATTGCGATCATTGGAACCGGTTACGTGGGCCTGGTAGCTGGAGTCTGTTTTGCTGATGCTGGGCATCAAGTAACCTGTATCGACTCCAATCGAGAGAAAATCGCGACTCTTTTAGAGGGCAAATTGCCGTTTTTCGAACCTGGCTTGGGTGACTTGTTTCACAGAAACTACAAACGAATGAAGTTTGTATTTGAGGTGGGAGAGGCCTCAAGCAAAGCCGAGATCCTATTTGTGGCGGTCGGCACCCCAGAGGAAGAGGATGGCAGTGCTGACCTGTCTTTCACTTTTGAGGTATTGAAACAGATTTGCCAGGCCCCTCAAAAACCAAAAATTGTCGTTCTCAAAAGCACTGTGCCCGTTGGCACAGCTCAACGGGCACAGGCCTTTTGCGACGCCCATTCAGCAAGTGCTATTGAGATAGTGAGCAATCCAGAGTTTTTGAAACAGGGAGGCGCAGTTGATGATTTTATGAATCCTGATCGGGTCGTTATCGGTTGCCGAAGCGAAGAGGCAAAAATAACTTTGGAAAGGCTCTATGAACCGTTCTTGAAAAATGGCAATCCCATCATGTTTATGGATAATTCCTCGGCCGAGATGACCAAATATGCTGCCAATTCCTTTCTTGCTTTGAAAATAAGCTTCATCAATGAACTGGCCCTCCTCTCAGATAAGGTCGGAGCGGATATCAATCAGGTGAGAAGGGGCTTTTCTTCTGACAGCCGAATAAATCCAGCCTTTTTCGAGCCCGGAATTGGCTATGGCGGCAGCTGCTTTCCCAAGGACCTCCGTGCGCTCCTACACACAGGGCGTGAGCACAAATTGGAAATGAAATTGCTTAAAGCTGCTGACGAAGTGAATGAAAGGCAAAAATCGGTTTTGGTCCAAAGACTTAAGCATCGTCTCGAGGACCTTAACGAGAGGCGTATTGCCATTTGGGGACTTAGTTTTAAGCCAAACACCGATGATGTCCGCCGGGCCCCCTCCCTCAGCATTATTGAAGAGCTTGTGCGACTGGGTGCAAGCGTCTCGGCCTTTGATCCTGTCGCAATGAAAAATGCCAAACTCGCATGCAAGGTATTTTTTGAGGCCGCTGAATCGGCTCAGGATGCCGCCAGAGGATCTGACGCTTTGCTTCTCATTACAGAATGGAATGAGTTCAAAAGCGTCGATCTAAAAGAATTAAGGTCACTTTTAAAAATCCCCCTGATTTTTGATGGACGCAATATATTTGATCCGACAAAAATGAAGAAACTCGGCATTGAATACTATGGAATAGGACGTCAGTCTTTGGACCACTGA